A section of the Pseudomonas sp. Q1-7 genome encodes:
- a CDS encoding class II aldolase/adducin family protein, which yields MTAAHTLPPLDLKDQVSAAEWQTRVDLAACYRLIALYGWDDLIFTHISAKVPGTEDFLINPYGLMFHEITASSLVKIDLAGNKLMDSPYDINPAGYTIHSAVHEARPDVGCVLHIHTPAGIAVSAQKNGLLPLSQQSLFVLASLAYHGYEGVALHHEEKARLQADLGQANFMILPNHGLLTAFGSIADAFLGMFTLQRACEIQVMAQAGGGELIHIPQPILDGARAMIAGVMKSSTGMGGALPWPALLRKLDQQMPGYAQ from the coding sequence ATGACCGCCGCTCATACCCTCCCGCCGCTCGACCTCAAGGACCAGGTCTCCGCCGCCGAATGGCAGACCCGCGTCGACCTCGCCGCCTGCTACCGTCTGATCGCCCTCTACGGCTGGGACGACCTGATCTTCACCCACATCTCCGCCAAGGTCCCCGGCACCGAAGACTTCCTGATCAACCCCTACGGCCTGATGTTCCACGAGATCACCGCGTCCAGCCTGGTGAAGATCGACCTCGCCGGCAACAAGCTGATGGACAGCCCCTACGACATCAACCCTGCCGGCTACACCATCCACAGTGCCGTGCACGAAGCGCGTCCGGACGTGGGCTGCGTGCTGCACATCCACACCCCGGCCGGCATCGCCGTGTCGGCGCAGAAAAATGGCCTGCTGCCGCTGTCCCAGCAGTCGCTGTTCGTGCTGGCCAGCCTGGCGTACCACGGTTACGAGGGTGTGGCCCTGCACCATGAGGAGAAGGCCCGCCTGCAGGCCGACCTCGGCCAGGCCAACTTCATGATCCTGCCCAACCATGGCCTGCTCACCGCCTTCGGCAGCATCGCCGACGCCTTCCTCGGCATGTTCACCCTGCAACGCGCCTGCGAAATCCAGGTGATGGCCCAGGCCGGCGGCGGCGAGCTGATCCACATTCCGCAGCCGATACTCGACGGCGCGCGGGCGATGATCGCCGGCGTGATGAAAAGCTCGACGGGCATGGGTGGCGCGCTGCCCTGGCCGGCCCTGCTGCGCAAGCTCGACCAGCAGATGCCCGGGTACGCCCAATGA
- a CDS encoding crotonase/enoyl-CoA hydratase family protein: protein MNIRIEKHGPVTTLIIDRPEVRNAVDRPTADALAGALRAFELDEEARVAVLTGAGGTFCAGADLGAVAEEGARRNRLEAEGDGPMGPSRMQLQKPLIAAVEGHAVAGGLELALLADMRVMAEDAVFGVFCRRFGVPLIDGGTVRLPRIVGQGRALDLILTGRPVKAQEALAIGLANRVVAKGEARAAAEELAHAIAAFPQRCMLADRASVYAQWELPFEAAIANEFAGGMKVIHSGETLAGARSFKAGQGRHGRFDD, encoded by the coding sequence ATGAACATCCGAATCGAGAAGCACGGCCCGGTCACCACCCTGATCATTGACCGCCCGGAGGTGCGCAATGCCGTCGACCGGCCCACGGCCGATGCGCTGGCGGGAGCACTGCGCGCCTTTGAATTGGATGAGGAGGCGCGGGTGGCGGTGCTCACCGGCGCAGGCGGTACCTTCTGCGCCGGCGCCGACCTGGGGGCGGTGGCGGAGGAGGGCGCCCGGCGCAATCGCCTGGAAGCCGAAGGCGACGGTCCCATGGGGCCGAGCCGGATGCAGCTGCAGAAACCGCTGATCGCCGCCGTCGAGGGCCACGCGGTGGCCGGTGGGCTGGAGTTGGCGCTGCTGGCGGATATGCGGGTGATGGCCGAGGACGCGGTGTTCGGGGTGTTCTGCCGGCGCTTCGGCGTACCGCTGATCGATGGCGGCACCGTGCGCCTGCCGCGCATCGTCGGCCAGGGCCGAGCGCTGGACCTGATCCTCACGGGGCGCCCGGTGAAGGCCCAGGAAGCGCTGGCCATCGGCCTGGCCAACCGCGTGGTGGCCAAGGGCGAGGCGCGTGCCGCGGCCGAGGAACTGGCCCATGCCATCGCCGCCTTCCCGCAACGCTGCATGCTGGCCGACCGCGCCAGCGTCTACGCGCAATGGGAGCTGCCGTTCGAGGCGGCCATCGCCAACGAGTTTGCCGGAGGGATGAAGGTTATCCACAGCGGCGAGACCCTGGCCGGCGCGCGTTCCTTCAAGGCGGGGCAGGGGCGCCACGGCCGTTTCGACGACTGA
- a CDS encoding SDR family oxidoreductase, with amino-acid sequence MSDAIRFEDNVVIVTGAGGGLGRAHALLFARHGARVVVNDLGGSTHGEGANASAADRVVAEIRAAGGTAVANHDSVTDGEKIVQTALDHFGRVDVLVNNAGILRDKTFHKMEDADWDLVYKVHVEGAYKVTRAAWPHLREQNYGRVIFTSSTSGIYGNFGQSNYGMAKLGLYGLTRNLAIEGRKNNILVNAIAPTGGTRMTEGLIPPQVFEQLKPELVSPLVVFLGSQQCQETSGLFEVGGGWIGKVRWERSLGVGFDPRAGFDAEDVAANWQRICDFSDAAHPADNVEALREMMANLQKYAL; translated from the coding sequence ATGAGCGATGCAATCCGCTTCGAAGACAACGTCGTAATCGTCACCGGCGCCGGTGGCGGCCTCGGTCGCGCCCATGCGCTGCTGTTCGCCCGTCATGGCGCACGGGTGGTGGTCAACGACCTGGGTGGCAGTACCCACGGCGAAGGTGCCAATGCCTCGGCGGCCGACCGCGTGGTGGCGGAGATTCGCGCGGCCGGCGGCACCGCCGTGGCGAACCATGATTCGGTGACCGACGGCGAGAAGATCGTGCAGACCGCCCTCGACCACTTCGGCCGCGTGGACGTGCTGGTGAACAACGCCGGCATCCTGCGCGACAAGACCTTCCACAAGATGGAAGACGCCGACTGGGACCTGGTCTACAAGGTCCATGTCGAAGGTGCCTACAAGGTCACCCGCGCCGCCTGGCCGCACCTGCGCGAGCAGAACTACGGCCGCGTCATCTTCACCTCGTCCACCTCGGGCATCTACGGCAACTTCGGCCAGTCCAACTACGGCATGGCCAAACTCGGCCTCTACGGCCTGACCCGCAACCTGGCCATCGAAGGCCGCAAGAACAACATCCTGGTCAATGCCATCGCCCCCACCGGCGGCACCCGCATGACCGAGGGGCTGATCCCGCCGCAGGTGTTCGAGCAGCTCAAGCCCGAGCTGGTCAGCCCGCTGGTGGTGTTCCTCGGCAGCCAGCAGTGCCAGGAGACGTCCGGCCTGTTCGAAGTGGGCGGTGGCTGGATCGGCAAGGTGCGCTGGGAGCGCAGCCTGGGCGTCGGCTTCGATCCCCGTGCCGGGTTCGACGCCGAGGACGTGGCGGCCAACTGGCAGCGCATCTGCGATTTCAGCGACGCCGCGCACCCGGCGGACAACGTCGAGGCCTTGCGCGAAATGATGGCCAACCTGCAGAAGTACGCCCTCTGA
- a CDS encoding NAD(P)/FAD-dependent oxidoreductase produces the protein MDQLDEDLRPRPALAGSLEVDVAIIGAGYTGLWTAYYLKRQAPELKIALVEAQFAGFGASGRNGGWLMGNLLGEDRALAPLPADARKASFDLLHGIPDEVARVLQREGIDCDYRKAGILYCAARYPEQERRLRNQLAELHAEGLGEADYRWLSPEELNGQLRVANPYGALHTPHCATLQPARLVRGLARAVERLGVQLFEASPVSHWQPGRVRTAQGEIRAPWVVPAIEGYAARLPPLGRYQLPVQSLLIATEPLSDAQWAEIGLDHGQAFSESSRQVTYAQRTADNRLAFGARGGYRFGGRLRENLQLTEGEIGLRRYLLGELFPQLRTVRITHGWGGNLGMARRFRPHMLVDRRNGIALSGGYGGEGVGASNLGGRTLADLILGKESLLTRQPWVLGDGPLDRLAAWEPEPCRWLGYNAIIRSFVHEDRVLADPHSAPWRRTLARKLADLMESLMR, from the coding sequence ATGGACCAGCTCGACGAAGACCTCCGGCCACGACCGGCGCTGGCCGGCTCGCTGGAGGTGGATGTGGCGATCATCGGCGCTGGCTACACCGGCTTGTGGACAGCCTATTACCTCAAGCGCCAGGCGCCTGAGCTGAAGATCGCCCTGGTCGAAGCGCAGTTCGCCGGCTTCGGCGCCAGCGGCCGCAACGGCGGCTGGCTGATGGGTAACCTGCTGGGCGAGGACCGCGCCCTGGCGCCGTTGCCGGCCGACGCGCGCAAGGCGTCCTTCGACCTGCTCCATGGCATTCCCGACGAAGTGGCCCGGGTGCTGCAACGCGAAGGCATCGACTGCGACTACCGCAAGGCCGGCATCCTCTATTGCGCCGCGCGCTACCCGGAGCAGGAAAGGCGCCTGCGCAACCAGTTGGCCGAACTCCACGCCGAAGGCCTCGGCGAAGCCGATTACCGCTGGCTGAGCCCCGAGGAGTTGAACGGCCAGCTACGGGTGGCCAACCCCTATGGCGCACTCCACACCCCGCACTGCGCCACCCTGCAGCCGGCGCGCCTGGTGCGCGGCCTGGCCCGCGCGGTGGAGCGCCTGGGCGTGCAACTGTTCGAAGCGAGCCCCGTCAGCCACTGGCAGCCGGGACGGGTGCGCACCGCCCAGGGCGAAATCAGGGCCCCGTGGGTGGTGCCGGCCATCGAAGGCTATGCCGCTCGCCTGCCTCCGCTGGGCAGGTACCAGTTACCGGTGCAGAGCCTGCTGATCGCCACCGAGCCACTCTCCGACGCGCAGTGGGCGGAAATAGGCCTGGATCATGGCCAGGCCTTCAGCGAAAGCAGCCGCCAGGTCACCTATGCCCAACGCACCGCCGACAACCGCCTGGCCTTCGGCGCCCGGGGCGGTTACCGCTTCGGCGGCCGCCTGCGGGAAAATCTCCAGCTCACCGAAGGCGAAATCGGCCTGCGCCGTTACCTGCTTGGCGAGCTGTTCCCGCAACTGCGCACTGTGCGCATCACCCACGGCTGGGGCGGCAACCTGGGCATGGCACGGCGCTTCCGTCCGCACATGCTCGTGGACCGCCGCAACGGCATCGCCCTGTCCGGCGGCTATGGCGGCGAGGGCGTGGGCGCCAGCAACCTGGGCGGGCGCACCCTGGCCGACCTGATCCTCGGCAAGGAAAGCCTGCTCACCCGACAGCCCTGGGTCCTCGGCGACGGCCCGCTGGATCGCCTCGCCGCCTGGGAACCCGAACCCTGTCGCTGGCTCGGCTACAACGCCATCATCCGCAGCTTCGTCCACGAAGACCGGGTGCTGGCCGATCCCCACAGCGCGCCCTGGCGCCGCACCCTGGCGCGGAAACTGGCCGACCTGATGGAAAGCCTGATGCGCTGA
- a CDS encoding cupin domain-containing protein: MHPRAAYLIRELRLAPHPEGGFYRRVFESATRLPGGRAASSSILFLLPQAGVSRWHRVDADETWHFYEGEPLELLVAESPRDVRRDILGPVGEGSLPQRTVPAHAWQAARALGAYTLVGCNVAPGFEFAGFRLLADDPQVQRDWPLLDRALL, encoded by the coding sequence ATGCACCCGCGCGCCGCGTACCTGATCCGCGAGCTGCGGCTGGCGCCGCACCCGGAAGGAGGCTTCTACCGCCGGGTGTTCGAGTCGGCCACCCGCCTGCCGGGCGGCCGCGCGGCGTCCTCGTCCATCCTCTTCCTGCTGCCGCAGGCCGGGGTAAGCCGCTGGCACCGGGTGGACGCCGACGAAACCTGGCATTTCTACGAGGGCGAGCCGCTGGAGCTGCTGGTGGCCGAGTCCCCGCGCGACGTGCGTCGCGACATCCTCGGCCCGGTGGGCGAGGGCAGCCTGCCCCAGCGCACCGTGCCGGCCCACGCCTGGCAGGCCGCCCGCGCCCTGGGCGCCTACACCCTGGTGGGATGCAACGTGGCGCCGGGCTTCGAATTCGCCGGCTTCCGGCTGCTCGCCGACGACCCGCAGGTGCAGCGGGATTGGCCGTTGCTGGATCGGGCGTTGCTCTGA
- a CDS encoding PAS domain-containing protein, with protein MINAKLLQRVVDASNDGIVVAEREGEDTILIYANAAFERLTGYSRDEILYQDCRFLQGQDRNQLGLAAIRQAIRNGQPCRQILRNYRKDGSAFWNELSITPVFNEADQLTYFIGIQKDVTEQVEMRQRVRELDAQVAALRAELAALKD; from the coding sequence ATGATCAACGCCAAGCTGCTGCAACGGGTAGTGGACGCCTCCAACGACGGCATCGTGGTGGCCGAGCGGGAGGGCGAGGACACCATCCTGATCTACGCCAATGCGGCCTTCGAGCGCCTCACCGGTTATTCGCGCGACGAGATCCTCTACCAGGACTGCCGCTTCCTCCAGGGCCAGGACCGCAACCAGCTGGGCCTGGCCGCCATCCGCCAGGCGATCCGCAACGGCCAGCCGTGCCGACAGATCCTGCGCAACTACCGCAAGGACGGCAGCGCGTTCTGGAATGAGCTGTCCATCACCCCGGTGTTCAACGAGGCCGACCAGCTCACCTATTTCATCGGCATCCAGAAGGACGTCACCGAGCAGGTGGAAATGCGCCAGCGGGTGCGCGAACTGGACGCGCAGGTGGCCGCGCTCAGGGCCGAGCTGGCGGCGCTGAAAGATTAA
- a CDS encoding alpha/beta fold hydrolase → MTTLAGIPLGDWRAQARDMAFRGQRIRYWTAGEGEPLLLIHGFPTASWDWHYLWEPLARRFQVIACDMLGFGYSDKPRGHDYRLLEQADLKQALLAHLGVAGPVHVLAHDYGDSVAQELLARHHEGRFRMASCVFLNGGLFPETHRPVLVQKLLLSPLGVLVGRLFSRRKLAASFAQVFGPRTQPSALELDDFWRLIAEQNGPAVMHRLIHYIPERRQQRDRWVAAMQKGGVPLRVIDGAVDPISGAHMVARYRELIPDADTVLLDGIGHYPQTEAPDQVLAHYLAFHGLHG, encoded by the coding sequence ATGACGACACTGGCCGGCATCCCCCTGGGCGACTGGCGCGCCCAGGCGCGGGACATGGCGTTCCGCGGCCAGCGCATCCGCTACTGGACGGCGGGGGAGGGTGAGCCGTTGCTGCTGATCCATGGCTTCCCCACCGCCTCCTGGGACTGGCACTACCTCTGGGAACCCCTGGCCCGGCGCTTCCAGGTGATCGCCTGCGACATGCTCGGCTTCGGCTACTCGGACAAGCCGCGCGGTCACGACTACCGGCTGCTGGAGCAGGCGGACCTGAAGCAGGCCCTGCTCGCCCACCTGGGCGTGGCCGGGCCGGTGCACGTGCTGGCCCACGACTATGGCGACAGCGTCGCCCAGGAACTGCTGGCGCGGCACCACGAGGGCCGATTCCGGATGGCCAGCTGCGTGTTCCTCAACGGCGGCCTGTTCCCGGAAACCCATCGCCCGGTGCTGGTCCAGAAACTCCTGCTGAGTCCCCTCGGCGTCCTGGTCGGGCGCCTGTTCTCGCGGCGCAAGCTGGCCGCCAGCTTCGCCCAGGTGTTCGGCCCGCGGACCCAACCCAGCGCGCTGGAACTGGATGATTTCTGGCGGCTGATCGCCGAGCAGAATGGCCCCGCCGTGATGCACCGGCTGATCCACTACATTCCCGAGCGTCGCCAGCAGCGCGACCGCTGGGTGGCCGCCATGCAGAAGGGCGGCGTGCCGCTGCGGGTGATCGATGGCGCCGTGGACCCGATCTCCGGCGCCCATATGGTGGCGCGTTACCGCGAACTGATTCCGGACGCCGATACCGTGCTGCTCGACGGCATCGGCCACTATCCGCAGACCGAAGCGCCGGACCAGGTGCTCGCGCACTACCTGGCCTTCCATGGCCTGCACGGATAA
- a CDS encoding flavodoxin — translation MKVAILSGSVYGTAEEVARHAEKLLKAAGLDAHYLPRVGLDELIAFDPQALLTVTATTGMGELPDNLLPLYAELRDRLPDWRGRPGAILALGDSSYDVFCGGGELMRELYAELGLREVVEMQRLDASETVTPELDAEPWLNAVIAALKA, via the coding sequence ATGAAAGTCGCCATCCTGTCCGGTTCGGTCTACGGCACCGCCGAAGAAGTTGCCCGTCACGCGGAGAAACTGCTCAAGGCCGCCGGTCTGGACGCCCATTACCTGCCACGGGTCGGCCTCGATGAGCTGATCGCCTTCGACCCCCAGGCACTGCTCACCGTCACCGCCACCACCGGCATGGGCGAACTGCCCGACAACCTGCTGCCGCTGTACGCCGAGCTGCGCGACCGCCTGCCCGACTGGCGCGGTCGCCCCGGCGCCATCCTGGCCCTGGGGGATTCCAGCTATGACGTGTTCTGCGGTGGTGGCGAGCTGATGCGCGAGCTCTACGCCGAACTCGGCCTGCGCGAAGTGGTGGAGATGCAGCGCCTGGACGCCAGCGAAACCGTGACCCCGGAGCTGGACGCCGAGCCCTGGCTGAACGCCGTCATCGCCGCGCTGAAAGCCTGA
- a CDS encoding MerR family transcriptional regulator translates to MTESGASPASAALKQEELFPIREVSRLTGVNPVTLRAWERRYGLIQPVRTDSGHRLYSLADIEAVRSILAWIERGVSVSKVGKLLARSQAARTPLAPVQRELPAGEWNEWRARVQKAVATLDEAELERVYGQVFSTYPLPVVFTDVLMPVWQSLLLRQDEFGRGSEWVFFDSFLRARVLQRLQLARGGHQELVLLAPLPGQGRELELLVAGLLLGGSEVAVCVLGLGQPLAELALVCGKRQPQALVLFSNQPPGDDLVQQLNRLALGLECPLALVGETSDLIVEELDGSPVACLGSEGRLMQRRLRQFLAGHLDT, encoded by the coding sequence ATGACCGAATCCGGTGCATCCCCCGCCTCGGCCGCCCTGAAACAGGAAGAACTCTTCCCCATCCGGGAAGTGTCGCGCCTGACCGGAGTCAATCCGGTGACCCTGCGGGCGTGGGAACGACGCTATGGACTGATCCAGCCGGTTCGCACCGACAGCGGCCATCGCCTCTACTCCCTGGCCGACATCGAGGCGGTACGCAGCATCCTCGCCTGGATCGAGCGCGGCGTGTCGGTGAGCAAGGTGGGCAAGCTGCTGGCCCGCAGCCAGGCGGCCAGGACACCGCTGGCGCCCGTGCAGCGGGAACTGCCGGCGGGCGAATGGAATGAATGGCGCGCCCGGGTGCAGAAGGCCGTCGCCACCCTGGACGAGGCGGAGCTGGAGCGAGTCTACGGCCAGGTGTTTTCCACCTATCCGCTGCCGGTGGTGTTCACTGATGTCCTGATGCCGGTGTGGCAGTCGCTGCTGTTGCGCCAGGATGAGTTCGGCCGTGGCAGCGAGTGGGTGTTCTTCGACAGCTTCCTCCGTGCCCGCGTCCTGCAGCGCCTGCAACTGGCCCGCGGCGGCCACCAGGAACTGGTACTGCTGGCGCCTCTGCCCGGCCAGGGGCGTGAGCTGGAACTGCTGGTCGCCGGCCTGCTGCTGGGCGGCAGCGAGGTGGCCGTATGCGTGCTGGGCCTGGGCCAGCCGTTGGCGGAACTGGCGCTGGTCTGCGGTAAACGGCAACCCCAGGCGCTCGTGCTGTTCTCCAACCAGCCGCCGGGCGACGACCTCGTCCAGCAGCTCAATCGCCTGGCCCTCGGGCTGGAGTGTCCGCTGGCCCTGGTCGGTGAGACATCCGACCTGATCGTCGAGGAGCTCGACGGTTCTCCCGTGGCTTGCCTGGGCAGCGAGGGGCGCTTGATGCAACGCCGCCTGCGGCAGTTCCTCGCCGGCCATCTGGATACTTAA